The Salvelinus alpinus chromosome 10, SLU_Salpinus.1, whole genome shotgun sequence genome includes the window ctttagtTGGAGGAGAATGgcattctctctcctcctcctcctgctcccctcctcatctcctcctctcccctcctttagtTGGAGGAGAAaggcagtctctctcctcctgctcatcctcctcccctcctcatctcctcctctcccctcagtcagcagtctctcctcctcctcctcctctcctcctccctgctcctcctgctcctcctcatctcctcctcctcctcctctcctcctccctcctcctcccctcctcatctcctcctctcccctcctttagtTGGAGGAGAAAGgcagtctctcctcctcctcctccccaaaaCAAAGCAGTGTTTCCAGCACGTTAGTCAAAGGGGAAGACGACGTAACCTCGTCAAGATTCATTTCTATTATATTCCATTACTATCAAAAGACACAATATTCAaattgttcttcttcttcttcaaccCCCCCCGCCACCCCGCCCCCGCCACCccgactctccctctctcataccCATGACAGAATTACCTGACGGTCATATAAAGCTTTTAATATTGTATCAATATATGTATTTTATGTTATATCATTAAATAGTACAAAGTGCCCTCCTCTCAACAAAGCGTGTCTATTTGCATTTTTGATATATCTGCGTGTTCTTTAATCTAGGATGGTAACGTCCTTGTGTTTCACTAGAACAATATGGTCTGTAATTACAACAGCCAGACGGACAGCCTGCCAGACagaaagccagccagccaggcaaacAGGGACACTCAGTTAGATTGTCTTCCATTTGAAGCTGACATGTGAACTCATAGCAGAGGTCAAACcaatctctctctactacagtctaGTCTCCCTGCTGCCAATGATGAAATTATACTGCCGTTGAATGACAAAGTTCTGGAAACTACGGCAAGTAATCAGGGACAAATTAAGTAGTGAACCGAACGTTCACGACTGTCTGAAACTTGAGTTCCGACCGTTGTCGGGACTCCCAGGAGTAACAGAataaaaaatcaaaaaaaataTGATTTACGATAACCGTGAAGACACTCAAGACTAAAACAATTATCTACAGATGCCCAGAGCTACTTAAGCAAATAAAGAGAAAATAAATAGCCGCTATGTAATGTTTTGATACGCCGAGGAGCATAACGTAATAACACACTGCTGTTTCCACAGAGTGGACTGGAATGAAATTACAAGGTCCCAGACGTCTCTGTAATGAAACGGTGGAGGAATGGGGAATACGGACCATAATGCAGTTTGTCATCATAAAGGGACATATTCACATGCTGTCCTAGGGAACAATGCAGGGATAGAACAAAATATTACCATCCATCCATGACAGGAGATGGTGGCTTTGTGATTCTGTTAGGACAGGAGTGACAGGAACAAGCAAATAGTAGATAAATACAACGTTAGGTTTTTTTTCTTTATAAAATGTTGTGAAATGGATCAAGATGGAGTGACATGTTTAAACAGACAGAAAATAGTATATTAATAAATCTGATTTATTTTCCACTTCGGACTAAGCTAAATAAAGATACTACTTATAACTACTTTGGAAATTGATGATTTCTATAGTCGGTCactaaattgtaaaaaaaaattaaaaatcaaGGTAAAATCATCGCTGAGTGTTTTGACATGACTAACAGATTAACCAACCACAGTCCTTCAGACTGGACAGAATAACAGACAGTTTACATCCCAACCACAGTCCTTCAGACTGGACAGAATAACAAACAGTACACATCCTAAAAGCAGCCTATATAACAGACAGTGTATACATCCCAAATGGTAGCCTTTTCTCTACttttgaagtagtgcactatatagggaatatggtgtcttTTGGGCCACAGGCCATAATTTCAACACATTGGTTCCTCTACTGACAGACCAGACACCACCAGACTCCATGATGGTGAGGTCCAGATCATTGGTTCCTCTACTGACAGACCAGACACCACCAGACTCCATGATGGTGAGGTCCAGATCATTGGTTCCTCTACTGACAGATCAGACACCACCAGACTCCATGATGGTGAGGTCCAGATCAGTGGTTCCTCTACTGACAGACCAGACACCACCAGACTCCATGATGGTGAGGTCCAGATCATTGGTTCCTCTACTGACAGACCAGACACCACCAGACTCCATGATGGTGAGGTCCAGATAATTGGTTCCTCTACTGACAGATCAGACACCACCAGACTCCATGATGGTGAGGTCCAGATCATTGGTTCCTCTACTGACAGACCAGACACCACCAGACTCCATGATGGTGAGGTCCAGATCATTGGTTCCTCTACTGACAGATCAGACACCACCAGACTCCATGATGGTGAGGTCCAGATCATTGGTTCCTCTACTGACAGACCAGACACCACCAGACTCCATGATGGTGAGGTCCAGATCATTGGTTCCTCTACTGACAGATCAGCCACCACCAGACTCCATGATGGTGAGGTCCAGATCAGTGGTTCCTCTACTGACAGATCAGCCACCACCAGACTCCATGGGTTCCTCTACTGACAGACCAGACACAGCAGCACCAGACTCCCTGATGGTGAGGTCCAGATGGACGATGTGAGATCCCACTGGGCAGAGAGAGACATGAAATACACCACAGCCACAATGGACTCTATAAAGACAGGTCCCTAGAGCTGGGGTATGACtcaccgctcacacacacacacacacacacacacacacacacacacacacacacacacacacacacacacacacacacacacacacacacacacacacacacacacacacacacacacacacacacacacacacacacacacacacacacacacacacacacacactggctggtATCACATTACCCCTCCAACTCACATAGAGGAGTACAGAagaacaggacaggaaaatacaTATTATATTATTGTAATAAATAAAGAGCAATATTTTAATTCATACTATATCAttgtatttttgtttttccttcactcattCAACCTTTAACCTCCTGTCCATGTTCCTATGATATAGTTATAGGCCTTCTCTGTATTCAGTGCAGACCCACCCAATCCTGCCGTGTCTAATGCTATTGTCGCCCCCCAACACTGGTTTACAGGGTCATTACCGGGTTAGAGCGATGCACTGTATAATCAGGGAATAAtgtcacggggggggggggttggtcgtTGACTGCCTGCTGCTATGGCGTGGGTGAAGATGGGGGGAGGGTGGGGTGGCTGGCGTGTTCTGGGGATGGGTGGGGTTGTAGAGAGTACGGGTAGAGTTCAggggatgggtggggttgtggagagTACGGGTAGAGTTCAggggatgggtggggttgtggagagTACGGGTAGAGTTCTGGGGATGGGGGGGGTTGTGGAGAGTACGGGTAGAGTTCTGGGGATGGGGGGGGGTTGTGGAGAGTACGGGTAGAGTTCTGGGGATGGGTGGCATTGTGGAGAGTACGGATAGAGTTCAGGGGATGGGTGGCGTTGTGGAGAGTACGGGTAGAGTTCTggggatgggtggggttgtggagagTACGGGTAGAGTTCAggggatgggtggggttgtggagagTACGGGTAGAGTTCAggggatgggtggggttgtggagagTACGGGTAGAGTTCAggggatgggtggggttgtggagagTACGGGTAGAGTTCTggggatgggtggggttgtggagagTACGAGTAGAGTTCTggggatgggtggggttgtggagagTACGGGTAGAGTTCTGgtgatgggtggggttgtggagagTACGGGTAGAGTTCTggggatgggtggggttgtggagagTACGGGTAGAGTTCTggtgatgggtggggttggggatggagctatTGATGGTAGAGATGGTGGACTGCTGGTAGAGGTGAGGTTAGAGTTGGGATGgtaacagtgggtagtggtggaggagggtgaggagggacgGTAGTGACTGCTGGTAGAGGTGAGGTTAGAGTTGGCATGgtaacagtgggtagtggtggaggagggtgaggaggaacGGTAGTGATTGCTGGTAGAGGTGAGGTTAGAGTTGGCATGgtaacagtgggtagtggtggagtagggtgAGGAGGGACGGTAGTGACTGCTGGTAGAGGTGAGGTTAGAGTTGGCATGgtaacagtgggtagtggtggaggagggtgaggagggacgGTAGTGACTGCTGGTAGAGGTGAGGTTAGAGTTGGCATGgtaacagtgggtagtggtggaggagggtgaggagggacgGTAGTGACTGCTGGTAGAGGTGAGGTTAGAGTTGGCAAGgtaacagtgggtagtggtggaggagggtgaggagggacgGTAGTGACTGCTGGTAGAGGTGAGGTTAGAGTTGGGATGgtaacagtgggtagtggtggaggagggtgaggaggggcgGTAGTGACTGCTGGTAGAGGTGAGGTTAGAGTTGGCATGgtaacagtgggtagtggtggaggagggtgaggagggacgGTAGTGACTGCTGGTAGAGGTGAGGTTAGAGTTGGGATGgtaacagtgggtagtggtggaggagggtgaggagggacgGTAGTGACTGCTGGTAGAGGTGAGGTTAGAGTTGGCATGgtaacagtgggtagtggtggaggagggtgaggagggacgTTAGTGACTGCTGGTAGAGGTGAGGTTAGAGTTGGCATGgtaacagtgggtagtggtggaggagggtgaggagggacgGTAGTGACTGCTGGTAGAGGTGAGGTTAGAGTTGGCATGgtaacagtgggtagtggtggaggagggtgaggagggaaaGTAGTGACTGCTGGTAGAGGTGAGGTTAGAGTTGTTACGgtaacagtgggtagtggtggaggagggtgaggagggacgGTAGTGACTGCTGGTAGAGGTGAGGTTAGAGTTGGCATGgtaacagtgggtagtggtggaggagggtgaggagggacgGTAGTGACTGCTGGTAGAGGTGAGGTTAGAGTTGGCATGgtaacagtgggtagtggtggaggagggtgaggagggacgGTAGTGACTGCtggtagaggtggggttagagTTGGCATGgtaacagtgggtagtggtggaggagggtgaggagagacgGTAGTGACTGCTGGTAGAGGTGAGGTTAGAGTTGGCATGgtaacagtgggtagtggtggaggagggtgaggaggggcgGTAGTGACTGCTGGTAGAGGTGAGGTTAGAGTTGGGATGgtaacagtgggtagtggtggaggagggtgaggaggggcgGTAGTGACTGCTGGTAGAGGTGAGGTTAGAGTTGGCATGgtaacagtgggtagtggtggaggagggtgaggagggacgTTAGTGACTGCTGGTAGAGGTGAGGTTAGAGTTGGCATGgtaacagtgggtagtggtggaggagggtgaggagggacgGTAGTGACTGCTGGTAGAGGTGAGGTTAGagtgggtagtggtggaggagggtgaggagggacgGTAGTGACTGCTGGTAGAGGTGAGGTTAGAGTTGGGATGgtaacagtgggtagtggtggaggagggtgaggagggacgGTAGTGACTGCTGGTAGAGGTGAGGTTAGAGTTGGCATGgtaacagtgggtagtggtggaggagggtgaggagggacgGTAGTGACTGCTGGTAGAGGTGAGGTTAGAGTTGGGATGgtaacagtgggtagtggtggaggagggtgaggagggacgGTAGTGACTGCTGGTAGAGGTGAGGTTAGAGTTGGCACGgtaacagtgggtagtggtggaggagggtgaggagggacgGTAGTGACTGCTGGTAGAGGTGAGGTTAGAGTTGGGATGgtaacagtgggtagtggtggaggagggtgaggagggacgGTAGTGACTGCTGGTAGAGGTGAGGTTAGAGTTGGCATGgtaacagtgggtagtggtggaggagggtgaggagggacgGTAGTGACTGCTGGTAGAGGTGAGGTTAGAGTTGGCACGgtaacagtgggtagtggtggaggagcGTGAGGAGGGACGGTAGTGACTGCTGGTAGAGGTGAGGTTAGAGTTGGGATGgtaacagtgggtagtggtggaggagggtgaggagggacgGTAGTGACTGCTGGTAGAGGTGAGGTTAGAGTTGGCATGgtaacagtgggtagtggtggaggagggtgaggagggacgGTAGTGACTGCTGGTAGAGGTGAGGTTAGAGTTGGCATGgtaacagtgggtagtggtggaggagggtgaggagggacgGTAGTGACTGCTGGTAGAGGTGAGGTTAGAGTTGGCATGgtaacagtgggtagtggtggaggagggtgaggagggacgGTAGTGACTGCTGGTAGAGGTGAGGTTAGAGTTGTTACGgtaacagtgggtagtggtggaggagggtgaggagggacgGTAGTGACTGCTGGTAGAGGTGAGGTTAGAGTTGGCATGgtaacagtgggtagtggtggaggagggtgaggagggacgGTAGTGACTGCTGGTAGAGGTGAGGTTAGAGTTGGCATGgtaacagtgggtagtggtggaggagggtgaggagggacgGTAGTGACTGCtggtagaggtggggttagagTTGGCATGgtaacagtgggtagtggtggaggagggtgaggagggacgGTAGTGACTGCTGGTAGAGGTGAGGTTAGAGTTGGGATGgtaacagtgggtagtggtggtGGAGGGTGAGGAGGGACGGTAGTGACTGCTGGTAGAGGTGAGGTTAGAGTTGGCATGgtaacagtgggtagtggtggaggagggtgaggagggacgGTAGTGACTGCTGGTAGAGGTGAGGTTAGAGTTGGCATGgtaacagtgggtagtggtggaggagggtgaggagggacgGTAGTGACTGCTGGTAGAGGTGAGGTTAGAGTTGGGATGgtaacagtgggtagtggtggaggagggtgaggagggacgGTAGTGACTGCTGGTAGAGGTGAGGTTAGAGTTGGGATGgtaacagtgggtagtggtggaggagggtgaggagggacgGTAGTGACTGCTGGTAGAGGTGAGGTTAGAGTTGGCACGgtaacagtgggtagtggtggaggagggtgaggagggacgGTAGTGACTGCTGGTAGAGGTGAGGTTAGAGTTGGGATGgtaacagtgggtagtggtggaggagggtgaggagggacgGTAGTGACTGCTGGTAGAGGTGAGGTTAGAGTTGGCATGgtaacagtgggtagtggtggaggagggtgaggagggacgGTAGTGACTGCTGGTAGAGGTGAGATTAGAGTTGGGATGgtaacagtgggtagtggtggaggagggtgaggagggacgATAGTGACTGCTGGTAGAGGTGAGGTTAGAGTTGGCATGgtaacagtgggtagtggtggaggagggtgaggagggacgGTAGTGACTGCTGGTCGAGGTGAGGTTAGAGTTGGCATGgtaacagtgggtagtggtggaggagggtgaggagggacgGTAGTGACTGCTGGTAGAGGTGAGGTTAGAGTTGGCATGgtaacagtgggtagtggtggaggagggtgaggagggacgGTAGTGACTGCTGGTCGAGGTGAGGTTAGAGTTGGCATGgtaacagtgggtagtggtggaggagggtgaggagggacgGTAGTGACTGCTGGTAGAGGTGAGGTTAGAGTTGGCATGgtaacagtgggtagtggtggaggagggtgaggagggacgGTAGTGACTGCTGGTAGAGGTGAGGTTAGAGTTGGGATGgtaacagtgggtagtggtggaggagggtgaggaggaacGGTAGTGACTGCTGGCAGCTCATCTATATTTCATCCTCCACTCAGACAAATGAAACAGGAGCCACCGGAACAAGCAGACCTTGTGACACTTCAAAGAGATGCCCTATGGGTGGGTTCCTCTTGAAGCTGGGGCTGCAGCGGGGCGAAGGGGTGGTGGAGGTACGACCCCTGAAACACTCCCAGCTGGGGGTTCCCCGTCCCCGGCGAGGGGCTCATTAACCCCTAAACAGGCCTGGCGAAGGGTGAGGGGGCCAGGGGGAGAGGGGCGAGGGGGAGAGGGGCGAGGGGCTCATTAACCCTTAAACAGGCCTAGCGAAGGGTGAGGGGGCCAGGGGGAGAGGGGCGAGGGGGAGAGGGGCCAGGGGCGAGGGGGAGAGGGGCAAGGGGGAGAGGGGCGAGGGGGAGAGGGGCGAGGGGTGCTTAGTACAGGTCCTAATTACTGTACCGCCTGTCTGCCTGCATCCGCCTTCGTTGCTACGCAGGGGAtaagggggaaggggaggaggggagtctaggggaaagaggagaggggggaggaggggaggaggggaggaggggagtctaggggaaagaggagaggggggaggaggggaggaggggaggaggggaggctaggggaaagaggagagggaggggggggaggggaggaggctagggggaagaggagagggaggaagggataaggggggaggggaggaggggaggaggggagtctaggggaaagaggagaggggggaggaggggaggaggggaggaggggaggaggggaggctaggggaaagaggagagggagggggggaggggaggaggctaggggaaagaggagagggaggagggggagccaCAGGAGTGTTTTGAACTTGTGCTTTAATTGAATAACCAGATTAAACCTCTTTGACATAATTAGCTcaagagagcccccccccccccccctacacacttCTGTAAGATTCTTCAACCTTATGACGGGCGTCTACGAGGAGGAAGGCTAGAAGAGGGACAGGGCTAAGGAGAATGTGAGAATGTGAGAACAGAGGATTGGATAGGGACAGGAAAGAGGAGGCATATTTAATCCTAAATGAGGTAACCTGGTAAACTGAGATCAATTTACCTAAAGGGGTTTGGTTTGCTCGATCTCTAATGATGTTAGTTAATGTCTTTACTAATTAATTGAGTTAATTAGGCACGCCCAGCGGAGTCTCTGTCAGCTGATTAACAGAGTGAAACAAATAGGGTTGATTACccaggactggactggactggctggactgggtgggactggactggactgggtgGGGCTGGACTGGCTGGGCTGGgtgggactggactggactgggtgGGGCTGGACTGGCTGGGCTGGGTGGGACTGGACTGGGTGGACTGGGTGGACTgggtggactggactggactggactggctgggctgggtggggctggactggactgggtGGACTgggtggactggactggactggactggctgggctgggtggggctggactggactggactgggtggactggactggactgggtgGACTgggtggactggactggactggactggctgggctgggtggggctggactggactgggtGGACTgggtggactggactggactggactggactggactggactggactgggtgGACTgggtggactggactggactggactggactgggtgGACTgggtggactggactggactggactggctgGGCTgggtggactggactggactggactggactggactggactggctgGGTGGGCTgggtggactggactggactgggctgggtggactggactggactggctgggctggactggactggactggactggctgGGCTgggtggactggactggactggactgggctgggtggactggactggactggactggactggactgggctggGTGGACTgggt containing:
- the LOC139533002 gene encoding mucin-2-like, with the translated sequence MSPSPGTGNPQLGVFQGSSHYRPSSPSSTTTHCYHANSNLTSTSSHYRPSSPSSTTTHCYHANSNLTSTSSHYRPSSPSSTTTHCYHANSNLTSTSSHYRPSSPSSTTTHCYHANSNLTSTSSHYRPSSPSSTTTHCYHANSNLTSTSSHYRPSSPSSTTTHCYHPNSNLTSTSSHYRPSSPSSTTTHCYHANSNLTSTSSHYRPSSPSSTTTHCYHPNSNLTSTSSHYRPSSPSSTTTHCYRANSNLTSTSSHYRPSSPSSTTTHCYHPNSNLTSTSSHYRPSSPSSTTTHCYHPNSNLTSTSSHYRPSSPSSTTTHCYHANSNLTSTSSHYRPSSPSSTTTHCYHANSNLTSTSSHYRPSSPSTTTTHCYHPNSNLTSTSSHYRPSSPSSTTTHCYHANSNPTSTSSHYRPSSPSSTTTHCYHANSNLTSTSSHYRPSSPSSTTTHCYHANSNLTSTSSHYRPSSPSSTTTHCYRNNSNLTSTSSHYRPSSPSSTTTHCYHANSNLTSTSSHYRPSSPSSTTTHCYHANSNLTSTSSHYRPSSPSSTTTHCYHANSNLTSTSSHYRPSSPSSTTTHCYHPNSNLTSTSSHYRPSSRSSTTTHCYRANSNLTSTSSHYRPSSPSSTTTHCYHANSNLTSTSSHYRPSSPSSTTTHCYHPNSNLTSTSSHYRPSSPSSTTTHCYRANSNLTSTSSHYRPSSPSSTTTHCYHPNSNLTSTSSHYRPSSPSSTTTHCYHANSNLTSTSSHYRPSSPSSTTTHCYHPNSNLTSTSSHYRPSSPSSTTTHSNLTSTSSHYRPSSPSSTTTHCYHANSNLTSTSSH
- the LOC139533003 gene encoding uncharacterized protein — protein: MYELYYPKVAPPSPAPPSPAPPNPAPPSPTQSSPVQSSPTQSSPPSPVHPVQSIPTQPIQSSPPSPVQPHPANPVQSTQPSQSSPVQSSPVHPAHPVQSTQPSPVQSSPVQSSPAPPSQSSPVHPAQPVQSSPVQSTQPTQSSPPSPASPVQSSPASPVQSTQPSQSSPVQSSPPSPVQSSPVQSTQSSPVQSSPVHPVHPAQSSPVQSSPVHPVQSSPVQSSPVHPVHPAQSSPVQSSPVHPAQSSPVQSTQPSQSSPVQSSPASPVQSTQPSPVQSTQPTQPVQSSPVQSSPVHPAQPVQSSPVHPVHPVQSSPVQSTQSTQSSPVQSSPVQSSPPSPPSPVQPHPAQPVQSSPVHPVHPVQSSPPSPVQSSPTQPSQSSPVQSTQSTQSSPAPPSPASPVQSSPPSPPSPPSPVPPSPASPAPPSPVQSHPAQPVQPHPVQSSPTQSSQSSPVLDSPPPLPPYPLRSNEGGCRQTGGTVIRTCTKHPSPLSPSPLSPLPLSPSPLAPLPLAPLPLAPSPFARPV